A part of Paenibacillus sp. IHBB 10380 genomic DNA contains:
- a CDS encoding penicillin-binding transpeptidase domain-containing protein yields the protein MVKKIKLRTLFIGGCITLLFVVLITKIFWIQVVKGDFWHEKAVGSWSREKVIAATRGTITDRKGDALAIDAPAYTVTVNPKVIQENGIEDEVVTELNKILGKPEDELRALVTAKDDKGEEYLTSREVRPEGLMVNQDKKDQIDALVKVMKKKLKDKGKVADAGIGTLSQKKRIYPKNSLAAHILGYTDRDGKAVAGFEAFHDEILKGTPGSSNYKSDGQLDKLPNSDEVYVPAVNGKNVQLTIDSTIQYYIEEAMKEAYEKYKPVSMTVIAADPNTMEILGMANLPTYDPNTYWETPEAENFTNHAVKSLYEPGSTFKIVTLAGAVQEKLFNPNATYVSGQITVQGTKQKLYDVVRSGWGTISYLDGVKHSSNVAFIKLGSEMLGKERLLKYITDFGFGQRTGIELPGETARAINLPGPVEVATASYGYGVQVTPIQQITAIAAVANGGKLMKPHIVKEINDPNTGESKKVLPEMTRQVISAESAKESSGYLEQVVSDQVMGTGRNAYIEGYRVAGKTGTALKWVNNEYSKTKQIISFSGFAPVNDPKIAVIVIMDEPMDGTVGGGKAAAPVFKKIVSQSLQYMNVPKLVTSEQTKEKQPNDKGASGSVSYTTPNMQGKAIVKAKKELLNTGIAFETLGKGKTVINQYPAKGSVMSSGQRIYLLTEENDRMKVPDLKGESLRDALQVLTLMKLTASVEGEGFVTEQKEIKEGNKRKVLLNLSPADEMASHKEEEVDQ from the coding sequence ATGGTAAAAAAAATAAAACTTCGTACACTGTTTATAGGAGGATGCATAACCCTCCTCTTTGTTGTTTTAATTACTAAAATATTTTGGATTCAAGTTGTAAAGGGAGACTTTTGGCATGAAAAGGCTGTGGGAAGCTGGTCCAGGGAAAAGGTCATTGCGGCTACTCGTGGAACCATTACTGACCGGAAAGGTGATGCCTTAGCCATTGATGCACCAGCGTATACGGTAACTGTTAATCCGAAAGTTATTCAAGAGAATGGGATCGAGGATGAAGTGGTTACAGAACTAAATAAAATTCTAGGAAAGCCAGAAGATGAACTACGCGCACTCGTTACCGCTAAGGATGATAAAGGGGAAGAGTATTTAACAAGTCGTGAAGTTCGGCCCGAAGGCTTGATGGTTAATCAGGATAAGAAGGACCAAATTGATGCATTAGTGAAAGTAATGAAGAAAAAACTGAAGGATAAAGGAAAAGTTGCAGATGCAGGGATCGGTACGCTTAGTCAGAAGAAGCGAATCTATCCTAAGAACAGCTTAGCAGCCCATATTCTTGGGTACACAGATCGTGATGGCAAAGCTGTTGCTGGCTTTGAAGCATTCCATGACGAGATACTCAAGGGAACGCCGGGCTCTAGCAATTACAAGAGTGATGGGCAATTAGACAAGCTTCCTAATTCAGACGAGGTCTATGTTCCGGCTGTCAATGGTAAAAATGTTCAACTGACAATTGACTCTACGATCCAGTATTATATTGAGGAAGCCATGAAAGAGGCCTATGAGAAATACAAGCCGGTCAGTATGACGGTCATTGCAGCCGATCCGAATACGATGGAAATATTGGGTATGGCCAATTTACCAACCTATGATCCGAATACGTACTGGGAAACGCCAGAGGCTGAGAATTTCACTAACCATGCTGTTAAATCACTGTATGAACCTGGTTCTACATTCAAAATTGTTACTCTTGCGGGTGCTGTTCAGGAGAAATTATTCAATCCTAATGCCACATACGTTTCAGGTCAAATAACAGTTCAAGGAACGAAACAGAAACTTTATGATGTTGTGCGTTCAGGATGGGGGACCATTTCTTATCTTGATGGGGTGAAGCATTCGAGTAACGTAGCTTTTATTAAGCTAGGTTCGGAAATGCTAGGGAAGGAAAGATTATTGAAATATATTACAGATTTTGGATTTGGTCAGAGAACGGGAATAGAACTACCAGGAGAGACTGCACGCGCAATTAATCTGCCAGGGCCCGTTGAAGTTGCTACAGCTTCATACGGTTACGGTGTTCAAGTCACTCCTATTCAACAGATCACTGCCATTGCCGCAGTTGCTAATGGTGGGAAATTAATGAAGCCACATATCGTTAAAGAAATTAATGATCCTAATACAGGAGAGTCGAAGAAGGTTCTCCCGGAAATGACTCGGCAAGTCATTTCTGCTGAATCAGCTAAAGAATCAAGTGGCTATCTTGAACAGGTAGTATCAGATCAGGTTATGGGTACAGGAAGAAATGCTTACATTGAAGGTTATCGTGTTGCAGGTAAGACAGGAACCGCTCTTAAATGGGTGAATAATGAATATAGCAAAACGAAGCAAATTATTTCTTTCTCTGGATTTGCTCCAGTAAATGATCCTAAAATTGCAGTCATCGTCATCATGGATGAACCTATGGATGGTACAGTGGGTGGGGGAAAAGCTGCGGCCCCCGTCTTCAAGAAAATAGTATCTCAATCTTTACAGTACATGAATGTCCCGAAGTTAGTAACAAGTGAGCAAACCAAGGAAAAGCAACCGAATGATAAGGGTGCATCGGGATCAGTAAGCTATACGACACCAAACATGCAAGGGAAAGCCATTGTCAAAGCCAAGAAAGAGCTTCTAAATACTGGAATCGCTTTTGAGACGCTGGGTAAAGGCAAAACAGTTATAAATCAATACCCGGCCAAAGGCTCGGTCATGAGCTCAGGTCAGCGAATTTATCTTCTAACCGAAGAGAATGATCGAATGAAAGTCCCTGATTTGAAGGGAGAATCTTTGAGAGATGCACTACAAGTGTTGACTTTAATGAAATTGACAGCTAGCGTAGAAGGTGAAGGGTTCGTTACTGAACAAAAGGAGATAAAAGAAGGTAATAAACGTAAAGTTCTATTGAATCTCTCACCTGCTGATGAGATGGCTTCGCATAAGGAAGAGGAAGTAGATCAATAG
- a CDS encoding stage V sporulation protein D: protein MKVSNLTLRRRLLWSLLFFCVLFGALIIRLAYVQLGLGSELSAKAEDSWRRNIPYSAKRGEILDRNGTPLTFNISTPTIMAIPVQVKEPEVAAQALSPLLGMTQEKILKVITKKGSMIEKLQPGGRKITMDLAQKIRDLDLPGIVVAEDNKRYYPYGDLAAHILGFTGIDNQGITGVEKKHNDRLLGMNGSISYLSDAAGRLMPGSSERYVEPKDGLNLQLTIDKSIQSIMERELDQAMVQFQARGSWSIAMNPQTGEILAMASRPGYEPGKYQEYASEVYNRNLPIWMTYEPGSTFKIITLAAALQEGKVDLKRDTFFDPGYIKVGGATLKCWKRGGHGSETFLEVVENSCNPGFVVLGQKLGKESLFKYIRDFGFGTKTGIDLNGEENGILFKLSRVGPVELATTSFGQGVSVTPIQQVAAVSAAINGGKLYKPYVSKAWINSETGATVEEMKPELVRQVISEETSKKVREALESVVAKGTGRPAFIDGYRVGGKTGTAQIVVNGRYSSTEHIVSFIGFAPADNPQIVVYTAVDNPKGIQFGGVVAAPIVQNILEDSLHYMNVPVRKDQLTKEYKYGETPIVTVPDLVGATVQDLYEDLNMNFMLTKSGSGKNVVSQAPKAGSRVERGSTIRIYMGSSEADEDVNKAP, encoded by the coding sequence ATGAAAGTTTCAAATTTAACACTTAGACGGAGGCTACTGTGGAGCTTGCTGTTCTTTTGTGTGCTATTCGGTGCTTTGATCATAAGGCTGGCTTATGTACAGCTGGGATTAGGTAGTGAACTTTCTGCTAAAGCAGAGGATTCATGGAGAAGGAACATTCCTTATTCAGCTAAAAGAGGAGAAATTCTTGATCGAAACGGAACACCTCTAACCTTTAATATCAGTACTCCAACCATCATGGCCATTCCAGTTCAGGTTAAAGAACCAGAGGTCGCAGCGCAGGCATTGTCCCCTTTGCTTGGGATGACGCAAGAAAAAATATTAAAGGTCATTACTAAAAAAGGCTCTATGATTGAAAAATTACAGCCAGGTGGTCGCAAAATTACAATGGATCTCGCTCAGAAAATTCGAGATCTGGATTTACCCGGCATTGTTGTTGCAGAAGATAACAAAAGATATTATCCATATGGGGATCTGGCTGCACACATATTAGGGTTCACGGGAATTGACAATCAAGGAATAACAGGAGTCGAGAAAAAGCATAACGATAGACTATTAGGTATGAACGGTAGTATCTCCTACCTTTCTGATGCTGCGGGCAGGCTAATGCCTGGTTCATCTGAGAGGTATGTTGAACCTAAAGATGGATTGAATCTACAGCTTACGATCGACAAATCTATTCAGTCAATCATGGAACGTGAATTGGATCAAGCTATGGTACAGTTTCAAGCACGCGGTAGTTGGTCCATTGCAATGAATCCTCAGACAGGTGAGATCCTAGCCATGGCAAGTCGCCCTGGATATGAGCCTGGTAAATACCAAGAATATGCTTCTGAGGTCTACAACCGGAACTTACCGATATGGATGACATATGAACCAGGTTCAACTTTTAAGATCATTACATTAGCTGCTGCTCTTCAGGAAGGAAAAGTGGATTTAAAGCGGGATACCTTTTTTGATCCAGGTTATATCAAAGTAGGGGGTGCTACCCTGAAATGCTGGAAAAGGGGTGGACATGGTAGTGAAACATTTCTTGAAGTGGTAGAGAACTCTTGTAATCCTGGATTTGTAGTGCTAGGGCAGAAGCTTGGGAAAGAATCACTCTTTAAATATATTCGTGATTTCGGCTTCGGCACGAAGACAGGAATTGACCTTAATGGAGAAGAGAATGGTATATTATTTAAGTTATCACGAGTAGGACCTGTAGAGTTAGCTACGACTTCATTCGGGCAAGGTGTATCTGTTACACCGATTCAGCAGGTAGCCGCTGTGTCCGCTGCTATAAATGGTGGTAAATTGTATAAGCCATATGTCTCTAAGGCTTGGATTAATTCTGAGACGGGTGCTACGGTTGAAGAAATGAAACCTGAGCTTGTGAGACAAGTCATTTCAGAAGAAACATCTAAGAAGGTTAGAGAAGCTCTAGAAAGTGTTGTAGCTAAGGGGACGGGGCGCCCTGCTTTTATCGATGGATATCGAGTAGGCGGAAAGACAGGTACTGCACAGATTGTGGTTAACGGGCGATACTCTTCGACAGAGCATATCGTATCTTTTATTGGGTTTGCACCAGCTGATAATCCTCAGATTGTTGTGTATACCGCTGTAGATAACCCTAAAGGTATTCAATTTGGAGGTGTAGTTGCTGCACCCATTGTACAAAATATACTAGAAGATTCATTGCATTATATGAATGTTCCAGTGCGCAAGGATCAGCTGACGAAAGAATACAAATATGGTGAAACACCCATTGTTACAGTACCTGATTTAGTAGGTGCTACGGTACAGGATCTATATGAGGATTTGAATATGAATTTCATGCTGACTAAGTCAGGGAGCGGAAAGAATGTAGTAAGTCAAGCTCCTAAGGCGGGGAGTAGGGTGGAACGAGGGTCAACGATTCGGATTTATATGGGTAGTTCTGAGGCAGATGAAGATGTAAATAAGGCACCTTAG
- a CDS encoding UDP-N-acetylmuramoyl-L-alanyl-D-glutamate--2,6-diaminopimelate ligase: MRLNELASSIAVKQIVGSGDITVSGIQIDSRKVTPGDLFICLPGHTVDGHDYASQAVERGASALVVERQLDVELPQVIVNDCRYAMAVFANAFLGSPSSQLKVIGVTGTNGKTTTTYLIEKIMNDHGVRTGLIGTIQMRYGGRTFPMSGTTPEALDLQRSLHDMAASGTRCCVMEVSSHALEQGRVKGTDFRTAIFTNLTQDHLDYHKTMEEYRSVKGLLFSRMGNTFISKPDKRKYVVLNADDPASNYFAQITAAEVITYGLEEGADVRATQISITAQGTYFHVDSFKGSTEIQLKMVGKFNVYNALGAIAAALLEGVGLEQIKRSLESISGVDGRVESVDAGQPFAVIVDYAHSPDGLENVLKTVKEFAQGRVLTVFGCGGDRDKTKRPIMGKIAAKYSDIVFVTSDNPRTEDPELILKDIEAGLLEDQIPQDKYQMIIDRRTAIQKAIEMASPDDVVLIAGKGHETYQLIGQTIHEFDDRIVAKEAIRGLIL; this comes from the coding sequence ATGAGACTTAATGAATTGGCTTCATCGATAGCAGTTAAACAGATTGTGGGTAGTGGGGATATTACAGTGTCTGGCATCCAGATTGATTCTCGGAAGGTAACTCCGGGTGATTTATTCATCTGTTTACCCGGTCATACCGTTGATGGACATGATTATGCATCACAAGCGGTGGAGCGAGGTGCTTCTGCACTTGTTGTAGAGAGACAGCTAGATGTAGAATTGCCTCAGGTCATCGTTAATGATTGTAGATATGCAATGGCTGTGTTTGCTAATGCCTTTCTCGGATCTCCAAGTAGCCAATTGAAGGTGATCGGAGTAACAGGAACGAACGGGAAGACGACAACGACCTATCTTATTGAGAAAATTATGAATGATCATGGCGTAAGGACCGGACTCATCGGAACCATTCAAATGCGCTATGGTGGACGTACATTCCCAATGTCAGGAACAACACCAGAAGCGTTAGATTTACAACGGTCGTTGCATGATATGGCAGCTAGTGGCACCCGTTGCTGTGTCATGGAGGTATCCTCACATGCTTTAGAGCAGGGGAGAGTGAAAGGGACAGATTTCAGAACAGCTATTTTTACAAACCTGACCCAAGATCATCTGGATTATCATAAGACGATGGAGGAATACCGTTCAGTAAAAGGCCTGCTGTTCTCTCGTATGGGCAACACCTTCATTAGTAAACCTGATAAGCGTAAATATGTTGTACTTAATGCGGATGATCCTGCTTCGAATTATTTTGCCCAAATTACGGCAGCTGAAGTCATTACCTACGGTTTGGAAGAAGGGGCAGATGTACGTGCTACTCAAATATCTATTACTGCACAGGGTACATATTTCCATGTTGATTCTTTCAAGGGAAGTACAGAGATTCAACTAAAAATGGTTGGTAAATTTAACGTGTATAACGCATTAGGCGCGATTGCAGCTGCTCTATTAGAAGGAGTGGGTCTAGAGCAAATAAAACGTAGTCTTGAGTCTATTTCGGGTGTCGATGGACGTGTTGAATCCGTTGATGCAGGGCAACCCTTTGCTGTTATCGTTGACTATGCGCACAGTCCAGATGGACTTGAGAATGTATTGAAGACGGTTAAGGAATTTGCACAAGGTCGTGTATTGACTGTATTTGGTTGTGGTGGAGATCGTGATAAAACGAAGAGACCTATTATGGGCAAGATTGCTGCGAAGTATAGTGACATTGTATTCGTAACTTCAGATAATCCTCGGACAGAAGATCCAGAATTGATATTGAAGGATATCGAAGCGGGACTTCTGGAAGATCAGATACCTCAGGATAAATATCAAATGATTATAGACCGGAGAACAGCAATCCAAAAGGCTATTGAAATGGCAAGCCCTGACGATGTAGTATTGATTGCGGGGAAAGGTCATGAGACCTACCAATTGATTGGACAGACGATTCATGAATTTGATGATCGTATCGTCGCCAAAGAAGCGATAAGGGGCCTAATACTGTGA
- a CDS encoding UDP-N-acetylmuramoyl-tripeptide--D-alanyl-D-alanine ligase codes for MRKTLGEVAVMCGGNLVNKQNEDTVIHGVIRDSRHMSEGCLFIPIVGENYDGHAFVAEGLRTGAGGALWQRDRGTPPEGAIIEVDDTLEALQKLSKAYLREVGSKVVGITGSNGKTTTKDMIAALLETTYKVHKTVGNYNNHIGLPLTILAMDMDVDIIVLEMGMNARHEIEFLAAIAGPDVAVITNIGEAHLLQLGSREEIARAKAEISSGLKSEGLLIYNGDEPLISEVLAESTTIKPINMKTWTFGINPDNDEYPMGMLNHNKGVIFTTNVHKEQGIDLPLLGRHNVVNCLAALAVARHFNVTEENIHKGLSHLRLTAMRIEQVVLPTGLTILNDAYNASPSSMKAAIDVLQSMKGYRTKIAVLGDMLELGLQENEFHAEIGSYLTADKVNLLYTYGPLSAYTAEAAKVHLPESSVYAFEDKKELISHLEENLQPRDIVLFKASRGMKLEEVVDALKEKF; via the coding sequence ATTAGAAAAACGTTGGGAGAAGTAGCTGTGATGTGCGGGGGAAATCTCGTAAATAAACAGAATGAAGACACAGTGATTCACGGAGTGATCCGAGATTCACGTCATATGTCAGAGGGATGTCTATTCATTCCAATAGTCGGTGAAAACTACGATGGGCATGCTTTTGTGGCAGAAGGCTTGCGTACAGGAGCTGGTGGAGCTTTATGGCAGCGTGATCGGGGTACGCCTCCCGAAGGGGCCATTATCGAAGTGGATGATACTTTAGAAGCTTTACAAAAGCTATCCAAAGCCTATTTACGTGAAGTGGGTAGTAAGGTTGTTGGCATTACGGGTAGTAACGGTAAGACAACGACAAAAGATATGATAGCGGCTCTACTGGAAACAACGTATAAGGTGCATAAAACGGTTGGGAACTACAATAACCATATTGGTCTTCCGCTCACTATTCTTGCCATGGATATGGATGTAGATATTATCGTTCTTGAAATGGGAATGAATGCACGCCATGAGATCGAATTTCTTGCTGCTATTGCAGGTCCAGATGTAGCTGTTATAACGAATATTGGTGAAGCGCACTTACTACAGTTAGGATCACGGGAGGAAATTGCCCGAGCTAAAGCGGAAATTTCCAGCGGACTAAAGTCTGAAGGTCTGCTTATATATAATGGTGATGAGCCGTTGATTTCGGAAGTGCTAGCAGAATCGACTACGATTAAACCAATCAACATGAAGACGTGGACTTTTGGTATTAATCCAGATAATGATGAATATCCTATGGGAATGCTGAATCACAATAAGGGCGTTATATTCACAACAAATGTGCATAAGGAGCAAGGGATTGATTTGCCATTACTTGGAAGACACAACGTCGTGAACTGCTTAGCAGCGCTTGCAGTGGCTCGTCATTTCAACGTAACAGAGGAGAACATTCATAAAGGGTTATCTCATTTACGCTTAACAGCCATGCGTATAGAGCAGGTTGTATTGCCTACGGGGTTAACGATTCTGAATGATGCTTATAATGCTAGCCCATCTTCGATGAAAGCGGCTATCGATGTACTTCAAAGTATGAAGGGGTATCGTACAAAAATTGCAGTGCTTGGGGACATGCTTGAGCTTGGGTTGCAAGAGAATGAATTTCATGCCGAAATAGGTAGCTATCTGACCGCAGACAAAGTGAATTTGCTGTATACATATGGTCCTTTGTCCGCTTATACAGCAGAAGCAGCGAAAGTCCATTTACCGGAATCCAGCGTATATGCATTTGAAGATAAGAAGGAACTCATTAGTCACCTTGAGGAGAATCTTCAACCTAGAGATATAGTACTTTTTAAAGCTTCGCGTGGAATGAAGCTGGAAGAAGTAGTGGATGCACTAAAAGAGAAATTTTAG
- the mraY gene encoding phospho-N-acetylmuramoyl-pentapeptide-transferase: MDIQLLLLTIGVSFILAVISAPLLIPLLRRMKFGQQVRDDGPQSHLKKSGTPTMGGVVILLAFTLSYLKFSVINTDFYVLLVATLGFGLIGFLDDYIKVVFKRSLGLTARQKLLGQLLCSAVICYLLFQNGHDTSISIPGTSFSWDWGGFFYYPFIVIMLLAISNAVNFTDGLDGLLSGVSAIALGAFAVVAMQATSLPAAFCAAAMIGAVLGFLVFNAHPAKVFMGDTGSLGIGGAIAGIAIVTKSELLFLIIGGVFVIEMLSVVLQVASFKTRGKRIFKMSPIHHHFELSGWSEWRVVITFWAVGLVLAGLGLYINKGL, from the coding sequence ATGGATATTCAATTATTATTACTTACAATCGGTGTATCTTTTATTCTTGCGGTTATATCCGCACCATTACTCATACCCTTGCTACGGCGTATGAAGTTTGGACAACAGGTTCGAGATGATGGTCCACAAAGCCATTTGAAAAAATCAGGCACTCCAACAATGGGTGGAGTAGTCATATTATTAGCATTTACGTTGTCTTATTTGAAATTTTCTGTTATCAATACAGATTTCTATGTTTTATTGGTTGCAACACTTGGATTTGGATTGATTGGTTTTCTAGATGACTATATTAAAGTGGTATTCAAGCGTTCCTTAGGATTAACGGCACGTCAGAAATTATTGGGACAATTACTTTGTTCCGCTGTGATCTGTTATTTATTATTTCAAAATGGTCATGATACCTCGATCAGTATTCCAGGCACATCATTTTCATGGGATTGGGGCGGTTTTTTCTATTATCCTTTTATTGTGATTATGTTGTTGGCTATTAGTAACGCTGTCAATTTCACGGATGGATTGGATGGGTTGTTATCTGGGGTAAGTGCAATTGCTTTAGGAGCGTTCGCTGTGGTTGCTATGCAAGCCACATCGCTTCCTGCCGCTTTTTGTGCGGCAGCGATGATCGGGGCTGTACTAGGGTTTCTTGTATTTAATGCACATCCTGCGAAAGTTTTTATGGGAGATACAGGATCACTCGGTATTGGTGGTGCTATTGCAGGGATTGCGATTGTTACGAAGAGTGAATTATTGTTCCTTATTATTGGTGGAGTATTTGTTATTGAGATGCTTTCCGTTGTTTTACAGGTGGCTTCATTTAAGACTCGAGGTAAACGTATTTTCAAAATGAGTCCGATTCATCATCACTTTGAACTTAGTGGATGGTCGGAATGGCGTGTAGTCATTACGTTCTGGGCTGTAGGTCTAGTGCTTGCAGGTCTTGGACTTTATATTAACAAGGGGTTGTAA